The proteins below come from a single Myxocyprinus asiaticus isolate MX2 ecotype Aquarium Trade chromosome 28, UBuf_Myxa_2, whole genome shotgun sequence genomic window:
- the commd7 gene encoding COMM domain-containing protein 7, which yields MLQLHFTNDTLPDNVSTDFQNLNKFSDQQFVDLTEILYQFLLEPSESERFLHQLTEFAGENGMSAGPLRGLMKSVLLLPQGALKRNLTAEQVKVDLLSLGLNEDKASHFSDQWRVHYPVLSRLAVGQTLMVNQLVDMEWKFGVTVGTSELQKTGNIFLQLKLVVRKGNTTENVYMELTLPQFYNFLHEMERAKASMDCFS from the exons ATGTTGCAGTTACATTTCACGAATGATACTTTACCCGACAATGTCAGCACTGACTTTCAGAATCTGAATAAGTTCAGTGATCAG caATTTGTGGATCTGACAGAGATCTTATACCAGTTCCTACTAGAGCCCAGTGAG TCGGAGCGGTTCTTGCACCAGTTGACGGAGTTTGCTGGAGAGAATGGGATGAGTGCGGGGCCTTTGAGGGGTCTGATGAAGAGTGTCCTCCTGCTACCTCAGG GTGCTTTAAAAAGAAACCTGACAGCTGAACAGGTGAAGGTGGACTTGCTTTCATTAG GGTTAAATGAGGACAAGGCCAGTCATTTCTCTGACCAG TGGAGAGTCCACTACCCTGTTTTGTCCAGATTGGCAGTGGGACAGACATTGATGGTCAATCAGCTTGTTGACATGGAGTGGAAATTTGGTG TTACTGTTGGTACAAGTGAGCTGCAAAAGACTGGAAACATTTTTCTACAG CTGAAACTGGTAGTCAGAAAaggaaacacaacagaaaatgtgTACATGG AGCTGACTTTACCTCAGTTCTATAACTTCCTTCATGAGATGGAGCGGGCCAAAGCCAGTATGGATTGTTTCAGTTAA